Proteins from one Chitinophaga oryzae genomic window:
- a CDS encoding YciE/YciF ferroxidase family protein: MPTSRTTAKTASTNRKPARKSNTAEQMSNSKFHELFMEELKDIYWAEKALVKALPKMQKAATSEELKTAIGDHLEETKTHVSRLEEIFEMMGKRAMGKKCEAMEGLIAEAQQGVEDTEEDSMVRDACIIIAAQKVEHYEISAYGSLRTLANVMGHSDAVDLLEQTLEEEKHADSLLTEIAESTVNEEAAAE; this comes from the coding sequence ATGCCTACGTCCAGAACAACAGCAAAAACAGCTTCCACAAACAGAAAACCCGCCCGCAAATCCAATACAGCGGAGCAGATGAGTAATTCCAAATTCCATGAACTGTTCATGGAAGAACTGAAAGATATTTACTGGGCGGAGAAAGCCCTGGTAAAAGCCCTGCCCAAAATGCAGAAAGCGGCTACTTCCGAAGAACTGAAAACCGCCATCGGTGACCACCTGGAGGAAACGAAAACCCACGTTAGCCGCCTCGAAGAAATTTTCGAGATGATGGGCAAAAGAGCGATGGGCAAAAAATGCGAAGCTATGGAAGGGCTTATCGCTGAAGCCCAACAGGGTGTGGAAGATACAGAGGAAGATTCCATGGTCAGAGACGCCTGCATTATCATCGCCGCCCAGAAAGTGGAACACTACGAAATTTCCGCTTATGGCAGCCTGCGTACACTGGCTAACGTCATGGGCCATTCCGATGCAGTAGACCTGCTGGAGCAAACCCTCGAAGAAGAAAAACACGCAGACAGTCTGCTCACAGAGATAGCTGAATCTACCGTTAACGAAGAAGCAGCTGCGGAATAA
- a CDS encoding sensor histidine kinase encodes MHFPVYKKIRIGFFIAFTVIIAASIFSYLVAKNLLDNAGRLNHAIEVSKRLEVITRQLKEAEAAIRGYNLTKDSSFLNPTMQERSMRIEKEYLLLRKITADNPLQQKHLDTLRQLLTIKYEQLMSGSQTVTVARRETSVKEGEKAADRLDRKVQDMIRIEESLVHEKSKLFHFFSVLWVPVIFISSIVAILIGIYSYVTLTREFRLQLHIESKMKSYQRDLQQNISLLNKTNQELEQFAYVASHDLQEPLRKISTFSDRLQMKYKENLPPDAIQLIDRMVSAVARMRVLINDLLVFSRAGRITPESITRVDMNVLLQEVLTDLEVTLEEKKVTVTYDSLPEIEGSDTSFHQLFQNILANAIKFASPDRPLVITIRQQVLTGKELGFVKENRWDASFCRISIADNGIGFDPAFAERIFLIFQRLHGISEYTGTGIGLAICKKIVDSHNGFIFAEGQPGQGATFVVVLPLLQGNKNEG; translated from the coding sequence ATGCATTTTCCAGTATATAAAAAAATACGCATCGGATTTTTCATTGCCTTTACGGTTATTATAGCTGCATCCATCTTTTCCTACCTCGTGGCCAAGAACCTGCTGGACAACGCCGGCAGGCTGAATCACGCCATAGAAGTGTCCAAACGGCTGGAGGTGATCACCCGGCAACTGAAAGAAGCAGAGGCGGCCATACGGGGCTATAATCTCACCAAAGACAGTTCTTTCCTGAACCCCACCATGCAGGAAAGAAGCATGCGTATAGAAAAAGAATACCTGCTGCTGCGAAAAATTACGGCCGATAATCCCCTGCAGCAAAAACACCTGGACACCCTGCGGCAGCTGCTGACCATCAAATACGAACAGCTCATGTCCGGCAGCCAGACGGTGACGGTGGCACGACGGGAGACGTCCGTAAAAGAAGGGGAAAAGGCAGCTGACCGGCTGGACAGAAAGGTACAGGACATGATACGCATCGAGGAAAGCCTCGTGCATGAAAAATCCAAACTGTTTCATTTCTTCTCCGTGCTGTGGGTGCCGGTGATCTTCATCTCCTCGATCGTGGCCATCCTGATCGGCATTTATTCCTATGTGACGCTGACCCGCGAATTCCGCCTGCAGCTTCATATTGAAAGCAAAATGAAATCCTACCAGCGCGATCTGCAGCAGAATATTTCCCTGCTCAATAAGACTAACCAGGAACTGGAACAGTTTGCTTATGTGGCCTCTCACGACCTGCAGGAGCCCCTGCGCAAGATATCCACCTTCAGCGACCGGTTGCAGATGAAATACAAGGAAAACCTGCCTCCCGACGCTATCCAGCTGATAGACCGCATGGTGTCAGCAGTGGCCCGTATGCGGGTGCTGATCAACGACCTGCTGGTGTTCTCGCGGGCAGGGCGCATCACCCCGGAAAGCATCACCCGGGTAGATATGAATGTGCTTTTACAGGAAGTGCTCACCGACCTGGAGGTAACCCTCGAAGAGAAAAAAGTAACCGTCACCTACGACAGCCTGCCCGAGATAGAAGGCAGCGATACCTCTTTCCACCAGCTATTTCAGAACATACTGGCCAACGCTATCAAATTCGCCAGCCCCGACAGGCCGCTCGTGATCACCATCCGGCAACAGGTGCTGACAGGCAAGGAACTGGGGTTTGTAAAAGAAAACCGGTGGGACGCCTCCTTCTGCCGTATCAGCATCGCAGATAACGGCATCGGCTTCGACCCGGCCTTCGCGGAGCGCATCTTCCTGATCTTTCAGCGCCTGCACGGCATCAGCGAGTACACCGGTACCGGCATCGGACTGGCCATCTGTAAAAAAATAGTTGACAGCCACAACGGTTTCATCTTCGCAGAGGGCCAACCCGGGCAGGGAGCCACTTTTGTCGTTGTTTTACCCCTCCTGCAGGGGAATAAAAATGAAGGATGA
- a CDS encoding hybrid sensor histidine kinase/response regulator: MSERPIQILMIDDDEDDFFLVTELLRDISPGQYTLEWAPTYQKGVEAIERKAHDIFLVDYRLGPHTGLDILHHFQEMQYSMPVIMLTGKGDYAIDQEAMKAGAYDYLVKGEITADLLERSIRYALDEYKHLRSIEESERKYFGIFEKAHDLIILADCDKNIIDANPAALRRLQYAKEDILRLHLRDLFTFQEQSEQFLENICNDGVAGTQEYEFKTRDNKKLFVLINAVMLDEAEQIFLCVIQDITEKKREEQEKQHQEKFVITGRIARVIAHEVRNPLTNILLAVSQFKEEDEVATNDDSSLYTDIIERNCTRINQLITELLDSTRMIELHTAEYGINQLMENALRLAQDRMQLHEIRLHKQLVTPDIKVNADDEKVVIAFLNIIINAIEAMTPGKGILTVTTRRNQDKAQVQISDNGIGIPEEKISRLFDPFYTNKTKGTGLGLTSTQNILLNHKGTIHVDSEQGKGTTFTITLPAV; encoded by the coding sequence ATGAGCGAGCGTCCGATACAGATACTCATGATTGATGACGATGAAGACGATTTTTTCCTGGTGACGGAACTATTGCGTGATATTTCTCCCGGTCAATACACCCTGGAATGGGCGCCTACCTATCAGAAAGGCGTTGAAGCCATTGAAAGGAAAGCCCATGACATCTTCCTGGTAGATTACCGGCTGGGACCACACACCGGCCTGGACATTCTCCATCATTTTCAGGAAATGCAATATAGTATGCCCGTCATTATGCTGACGGGCAAAGGCGACTATGCCATTGACCAGGAAGCCATGAAAGCAGGTGCGTACGACTATCTCGTGAAAGGCGAAATCACCGCCGACCTGCTGGAACGCTCTATCCGCTATGCACTCGACGAATATAAACACCTCCGCAGCATCGAGGAAAGCGAAAGGAAATACTTCGGCATCTTTGAAAAAGCCCACGACCTGATCATCCTGGCCGACTGCGATAAAAACATCATCGATGCCAATCCGGCCGCCCTCCGGCGGCTGCAATATGCGAAAGAAGATATTCTCCGGCTGCACCTGCGCGACCTCTTTACCTTCCAGGAACAGAGCGAACAGTTCCTGGAGAATATCTGCAATGACGGCGTAGCAGGCACACAGGAATATGAATTCAAAACACGCGACAACAAAAAACTGTTTGTGCTCATCAATGCAGTGATGCTGGATGAAGCGGAACAGATATTCCTGTGCGTTATACAGGACATTACGGAGAAAAAAAGGGAAGAACAGGAGAAACAACACCAGGAAAAATTTGTGATCACCGGCCGTATCGCCAGGGTAATTGCCCATGAGGTGAGAAACCCGCTGACCAACATCCTGCTGGCGGTCAGCCAGTTCAAAGAAGAAGATGAAGTGGCAACCAATGACGACTCCTCGCTCTACACTGACATCATTGAGCGGAACTGCACCCGTATTAACCAGCTGATCACCGAACTGCTGGACAGCACACGCATGATAGAGCTGCACACCGCAGAATACGGCATTAACCAACTGATGGAAAATGCGCTCCGGCTGGCACAGGACCGTATGCAGCTGCATGAAATACGGCTCCACAAACAGCTGGTAACGCCCGATATAAAAGTAAATGCCGATGATGAAAAAGTGGTGATAGCCTTTCTGAATATCATCATCAATGCTATTGAAGCTATGACACCGGGCAAGGGTATCCTCACCGTTACCACCCGCCGCAACCAGGACAAAGCACAGGTACAGATTTCGGATAACGGCATCGGTATCCCGGAAGAAAAAATCTCCCGGCTGTTTGACCCGTTCTATACCAACAAAACCAAAGGGACCGGTCTTGGTCTGACCAGCACACAAAACATACTGCTAAATCATAAGGGGACCATTCACGTAGATAGTGAACAGGGGAAGGGAACCACCTTTACCATCACGCTACCGGCGGTTTAA
- a CDS encoding low affinity iron permease family protein: MKPLSENQSGTRFFETMAAKVIAATGSPWAFFLALGVIILWGVSGPIFHYSDTWQLVINTGTTIITFLMVFIIQKSQNKDSKSIQLKLNELIAAHKLASNRLIDVENLSEEELDILHKYYHVMAEETAKKIRMNESHSVEEAIDGALSKHEERLRRRKKFPEGSGEEED, from the coding sequence ATGAAACCACTATCCGAAAACCAGTCCGGTACACGATTCTTCGAAACCATGGCCGCCAAAGTAATAGCCGCTACCGGCAGCCCCTGGGCCTTCTTCCTGGCACTCGGTGTCATTATCCTATGGGGTGTAAGCGGCCCTATATTTCATTACTCCGATACCTGGCAGCTGGTCATTAATACCGGTACTACTATCATCACTTTCCTGATGGTTTTTATTATCCAGAAATCACAAAACAAAGATTCCAAATCTATCCAGCTGAAACTGAATGAACTGATAGCCGCACATAAGCTGGCCAGCAACCGGCTGATTGATGTGGAAAATCTCTCTGAAGAAGAATTGGACATCCTGCATAAATACTATCATGTAATGGCGGAAGAAACCGCCAAAAAAATCAGGATGAATGAGTCGCATTCAGTGGAAGAAGCGATTGACGGCGCACTCAGCAAACACGAAGAGCGCCTGCGCAGACGCAAGAAATTTCCTGAAGGCAGCGGAGAAGAAGAAGATTAA
- a CDS encoding sigma-54-dependent transcriptional regulator: MKNILIIDDEINICTLLSKFLSKHGFNVDTTMTGAAALKMMKEKTFDLVLCDYRLKDTDGAQLLQDIHQINPQTIVIIITGYTDVRVAVEMVKNGAYDYLSKPLYPDEILNLVHKAFAHKESEQERLAVQPVDAGSAPEARETLLSRNQSDKNDKYVYGESEGARELIRQIKLVAPTDYSVIIFGETGTGKESVAHLIHHHSKRSSQPFVALDCGSLSKELAASELFGHEKGAFTGAIGTKIGAFEQAQGGTLFLDEISNLSYDIQVAMLRVLQEKVIRRVGSLKEIPVDVRIIVASNEKLSESVQRGKFREDLFHRFNEFTIYIPPLRERREDLPLFVAAFVEQVERELEKSCGKISPEVWKCFQQYNWPGNIRELKNIIRRACLLTPEMQEITMAALPLEMKESFTQPQEEMQVTGELAIMANDNDLKTVALQAEYNKIINVLKEVKYNKTKAAQLLNIDRKTLYNKLRLLNINY; encoded by the coding sequence ATGAAAAATATCCTGATTATAGATGACGAAATTAATATCTGTACGCTCCTCAGTAAATTTCTGAGCAAACACGGGTTCAATGTAGACACCACCATGACAGGCGCTGCTGCGCTTAAAATGATGAAGGAAAAAACATTCGATCTCGTACTGTGCGATTACAGGCTGAAAGATACAGATGGCGCACAATTGCTGCAGGACATCCATCAGATCAATCCGCAGACAATCGTCATTATCATCACCGGCTATACGGACGTGCGTGTGGCCGTGGAAATGGTGAAAAACGGTGCGTACGATTATCTGTCCAAGCCGCTGTATCCCGATGAAATACTGAACCTGGTGCACAAAGCTTTTGCGCACAAAGAATCCGAACAGGAGCGCCTGGCCGTGCAGCCGGTGGATGCCGGCAGCGCCCCGGAAGCCCGCGAAACGCTGCTGTCCCGCAACCAGAGCGATAAAAATGATAAATATGTATACGGTGAAAGTGAAGGCGCCCGTGAATTGATCCGCCAGATAAAATTGGTAGCGCCCACAGACTACAGCGTGATCATCTTCGGGGAAACCGGTACCGGTAAGGAATCGGTGGCCCACCTGATACATCACCACAGTAAACGTTCATCCCAACCGTTTGTGGCGCTGGACTGCGGAAGTCTTTCCAAAGAACTGGCTGCCAGTGAACTGTTTGGTCACGAAAAAGGGGCCTTTACCGGCGCTATCGGTACCAAAATAGGCGCTTTCGAACAGGCGCAGGGAGGCACGCTTTTCCTCGATGAAATTTCAAACCTCTCGTACGACATACAGGTGGCCATGCTGCGCGTGTTACAGGAAAAAGTGATCCGCCGCGTGGGCAGCCTCAAGGAAATACCGGTAGACGTACGCATCATCGTGGCGTCTAACGAAAAGCTGTCGGAGTCGGTGCAACGGGGCAAGTTCCGCGAAGACCTCTTCCATCGCTTCAATGAATTCACCATCTACATTCCGCCGCTGCGCGAACGCCGCGAAGACCTGCCGCTGTTTGTGGCTGCCTTTGTGGAACAGGTGGAACGGGAACTGGAGAAATCCTGTGGCAAAATATCACCGGAGGTATGGAAATGTTTCCAGCAGTACAACTGGCCCGGCAATATTCGTGAGCTGAAAAATATCATTCGCCGCGCCTGCCTGCTGACACCGGAAATGCAGGAAATCACCATGGCAGCCCTGCCGCTGGAGATGAAAGAGTCTTTTACCCAGCCACAGGAAGAAATGCAGGTAACCGGGGAACTGGCCATCATGGCTAATGACAACGACCTGAAGACTGTAGCGCTGCAGGCGGAGTACAACAAAATCATCAATGTGCTCAAAGAAGTAAAATACAATAAAACGAAAGCAGCACAGTTGTTAAACATCGACCGAAAAACCCTCTATAATAAATTACGCTTGTTGAATATCAACTACTAA
- a CDS encoding response regulator — protein sequence MNRSGSGSADEIKNGPSILIIDDEPDICRLLQLTLVRHGYQVTYVHALNEGMLHLRHQQPDLLFLDIHLPDGSGLDALPVIRQECPALPVITISAYDNGMEKQKALSAGATFFLPKPFSVKHVDELIGIIRH from the coding sequence GTGAACCGGTCCGGATCGGGTTCAGCGGATGAAATAAAAAACGGACCAAGTATCCTTATTATCGATGATGAACCGGACATTTGTCGATTGTTGCAGCTGACGCTCGTAAGACATGGCTACCAGGTAACCTATGTCCATGCACTGAATGAAGGAATGCTGCATCTGCGCCACCAGCAGCCGGACCTGCTGTTCCTGGATATCCATCTTCCGGACGGGTCAGGGCTCGACGCACTGCCGGTCATCAGACAAGAATGCCCAGCCTTGCCGGTGATAACCATTAGTGCCTATGACAACGGAATGGAGAAACAAAAAGCGCTGAGCGCAGGGGCTACCTTCTTCCTGCCCAAACCATTCAGCGTGAAACATGTTGATGAACTGATAGGCATCATCAGGCACTAA